TTAGCAGAGATTTTCTCGGGGATGGTCGTCACAAGTCTGCAACGGCCACGGTCCGTCAAGAGACGGACTACGGGTACTCAGAGGCAACGGAATCGATGCGTTACCAGGACGCTGTTGCCCAAACGGCGGCAGATATTTGTGCAGGGAAATACCACAAATTCGTTCTAGCGCGACGCATGGTGCTTCAGGCAAAGTCAAGTTACCAACCCGGACTCGTGGTTCGTGAGCTGACCCGGCACTATCCGGACAGCTTTACGTTTGCCATTGCACGAAATGGAAGCTGCTTTCTTGGCGCAAGCCCAGAGCGCCTTGTGCGCGTGAGTCAGCATGTCGCGAAGGTCGACTGTCTTGCAGGCACGACAGCAAGGGGGAGTTCCGAAACGGAGGACGAAAAGCTGGCAGCAGCACTGATGTCGAGCGCCAAGAACCGCCTTGAACATCAAGTCGTGCTTGAGTGGATATCAAGCCAACTGGCAGATTTCAGCGACGACCTGCTGCACCACGCCGAGCCACAGATGAAGAAGCTGGCAAATGTACAGCACCTGCACACCCCCATCACGGCAAGCCTCGCAGCTGGCGTCACTATCTTCCATCTCGCTGAGCGGCTCCATCCCACACCCGCAGTGGCGGGGACGCCACGGGATACAGTCGTGCCGCTGATTGGTGAGCGTGAGCAGATGGATCGGGGATGGTACGCCGGATGCGTTGGTGTTGTGAACGGTCACGGTGACGGGGAACTGTCGGTGGCCATTCGCTCGGCGCTGATTACGCCGTCGACTGCTGTGCTATACGCTGGCGCTGGCATTATGGGGGACTCGCACCCACTTTCGGAATGGGAGGAAACCAATTTGAAACTGCGTCCTATGCAGGAGGCCCTCTCCGCAACTGACACCGCACTCAGCGAGGAGGGATGGTCGTGACCGGGAACCCAAATCTTAAGGTGGTCCACACCTTCATTGACGAGCTTTGGCGCTTTGGTGTGAGACATGTCTGTATCTCGCCGGGATCTCGCTCCACACCCATCACGATGTCCGTGGCCACGCACGGAGGATTTGAGCTACATACGCTGCTCGACGAGAGGTCCAGTGCGTATTTTGCCCTCGGACTCGCCCGCCGCTTGCAGGCTCCTGTTCTGCTTGTGTGCACGTCAGGCACAGCCACGGCCAATTATCACCCCGCCGTCATGGAGGCGTCACAGAGCCGGGTTCCACTCTTGGTGCTCACAGCGGATCGCCCGCCGGAACTGCACCACATCGGATCGAATCAAACTGTGTCACAAACCAACATGTTTGGCCATCACGTGAAGTGGTCGGTAGAAATGCCTGTGCCTGAGGATGAACCGCCGCTTCACGCATTCGCTGCGGCCACAGCATGGCGGAGCGCAGGACTTGCCATGTCTGGTCCGAAAGGCCCCGTCCACATCAATTGGCCGTTTCGTGAACCGCTGGTGCCTGCGGCTCGGGCAACGCAGAAACTCGGGGCTGGCGAACTGTCTGTAGCGCCGGCCAGTCAAGACGGGTCATCAGACTCATATGGACAAACGTTGCCAGGCAGCGTCGCTTATACCCGCGGCGGGCTCGTGCAGCTTGGGCTCCCTGGACTTGAGCCGGACGAAACGACGCTTTGCACCATCAAAGAAGTCCTGTCGTCGGCAAAACGCCCGCTGATTGTCGTCGGGCCGCAGGAAGATGAGGGCGTTGCAGAGCATGTGCTCGCACTCGCGCAAGCGATGCGGGGCCCTGTTCTAGCGGATCCGCTGTCGCAAATCCGCGCAGGCGCCGACCGCGATGCGTTGAAATTCATCATCGACACGTATGACTGGTTTCTCTCGCCGGAATTTGCACATCTAGAGAGGCCGGACGTGGTGCTGCGGTTTGGTCGGACCCCCACGAGCAAAGGGTTGTCGCAATACTTGTCCGGACTTGCGGACACCGCGCAGGTGGTCTGCTCCGAGTCTCCAGAGTGGATGGACGTCACCCTGCGTGCCACGCATGTCTGCATTTCCGACCCTTTACGCTTGCTAAAAAGGCTGCTCGCGACAGATTGGGAGAGCCAGGCGGATATGTCTTGGGTAGAGAGCTGGCATACATACAATCAGGAGGTCCGTAAGATTGCGCTCGACGTCGCTCTCTCGTATGACACTTCTGTACAAGGTACACCGGCGGCATCTACGGATGTACCGTTTGAGGGTCGCCTATGGATTGAACTCCAGCGGCACTTACAATATTTCGAGGCAGTAAATTTGTTTATTGGCAACAGCATGCCTATCCGTGACATGGACGGATTCTTTCAGGCTCAGTCGGCCCCAGTCCGGGTCTTCGCGAACCGCGGTGTAAGTGGGATTGACGGCGTTGTATCAAGTGCAGCAGGCACGGCTGCAGCACTCCATGAGCCGACCGTACTCGTCATCGGTGACGTGTCATTTTATCACGACTTGAACGGGCTCCTGGCGGTCTCAAGGGAACAACTTCCGCTTTGCGTGATTTTGGTTCACAATGACGGTGGCGGGATTTTTGCCGGACTGCCTCAATCTACTGTCCCAGAGACGTTCGAATATTTTCAGACCCCGCATGGACTGGATTTTGAAGCGGCGGTCGAGATGTACGGAGGGCTGTTCAAGTCCGTCGCCGATTGGGACGAGTTCGGCGTTGTTCTGAACGCTGGAATCGGACGAGCTGGTGTGACCGTGATTGAGTTGAGGACATCTGCACTGTCGAGCACCGCACGCAGACAGTTGATTCGGCAAGAGGTTCGAGAGCGAATGGAGTGAGGCGAGTGGAGTGTTCGACAAAACGCCACGTAGAGAGTCGAGGGGAAGGGACATGGAACCCGAATGCCGTCAGTGGCCGCATCATGACGGGCAGTCTCGGTTTTTACGTCCGATTCGAAGGCTCCGGTCCTCCGGTACTGTTTCTGCACGGTTTCACAGGCAGTCATCGAAGTTGGGATGATGTCGCGGCGCATCTGAGCAAATCCTACACAGTTGTACGCCCTGACTTGCCCGGTCATGCGGCCTCTGTAGTCGGCAAAGGTCAATCCTGGTCAATGGATACGGTGGTCTTTGGGCTGCTGCGTTTGATGCGTGAGTTGGGGTTTCCAACGTTCTCGTGTGTCGGGTATTCGATGGGAGGGAGAGTTGCCCTTTCCATGGCCGTGAAAGCGCCCGCAAGATTGGACGGTTTGGTTCTCGAGAGTGCATCTCCGGGACTGCAAGACGCAGACCTGCGTGCGGCGCGAATGAAGGACGACGAAGCGCTCGCTGACCGGATGGTATCGAGTGGACTGTTGTCGTTTGTCGATGAGTGGGGAAGTAAGCCTCTCTTCGCAACCCACGAACGAGTACCCGCCTCAATCAGAGAACGCCAGCGAAATATTCGCCTCTCACATTTGGTGACGGGTCTTGCCTCGAGCCTGCGTCACATGGGGACAGGCGCCCAAGCGCCGGTGTGGGACGGCCTTACACAGATGTCTGTGCCAACGCTTCTGATTACGGGCGAGAGAGACGGGAAGTTTATAGATATCGCGCGCCAGATGGAGAGCCGTCTGCCAAACGCCATGCATGAAATTGTCGAGGACGCAGGTCACACGGTCCATTTGGAGCAACCGGAATCGTATCACCAGCTACTCGAGGGATTTCTGCAACAACATGCGAAGAGACTGCCTTTATCATACAACTGGACCCGCGGCTTGCTCTTTGCAAACGACGAAGAGCAGTAAGCAGGGGCAAGGAAAAGAAGGGGCAAGGAAAAGAAGGGGCAAGGAAAAGAGGTGGATTTGTGCACTTGAAAAGGAGATACACGGTTTTGACTGGAGCCGTGCTCGCGATGTTCTTGTTGGGTGGTTGCGGTATCCCTGTCGGGAACGCGCAGATAAGTTCAGTCACAGGAGCCACAAATGGCTCATCGAACACGACATCCACAACGACAGGTGTGGCTGTTGGCGCACCCGCTCCGGACTTTTCGCTGCAACAGCTGGGAGGGAAAGGCGAGGTCTCCCTCAAACAGTTGCTTCAGCAGGGGCCGGTCATTCTGAATGCTTGGGCATCCTGGTGTGGCCCGTGTCAGGAAGAAGAACCTGAACTAACCGCACTCGCAAAACAGTACGCGGGCAAGGTGACTGTCATCGGCGTCAATATGACCGCTGAAGACAGTGTGTCTGGTGCGAAACAGTTTGTTGCGAAATACCACGTGTCCTATCCAGTGCTGCTTGATTCTGCAGGCGCATTTTTGAATCGATATGAACTCGTGGGATTTCCCACCACCTTCGTTATTAACCGCGCCGGCAAGATTCAGGCAGTACACGTAGGGTCGATGACAAAGTCACAGATGCAGAGTCTCTTCGCACAGGCCGCAAGTGGAACTGCTGGGTAACACCCCGTGATTTACGCCGTAGCCAGAACTGCCGCCAAGAGACCTGTTACTGACGATTGTCACCACAGGAGGAGTTTTGCACTGTGCGCCTTAAGCCAGTTTTTCGCTTCTCCATAGTTTGGGCAGTATCGACCAACAATGGACCAGAATGAGGGTGAATGGTTCAACTCGTGGAGGTGAGCCAATTCGTGGATGACCACATAATCGATGACCCAGTCGGGCGCTTGAATCAGGCGCCAGTTTAAGTTGATGTTGCCGAGCGAACTGCAACTGCCCCAACGGGTCTTCTGGTCTTTCAGACGAAAATCGCGATATGAGACTTTCATCACGGAGGCCCACTTGTCGAGTCGCACAGCAAAATCCCGTCGTGCCGTCTTGCGCAGCCAGGATACGACCAGACCGCGCGTCGTCTCGGACAAGAACTGTTCCGTGTACGGCTTAGAAGGCCTCACGATGGTCAAGCGATTGTCGCGATGTGTCAGCGCAAATCGTGTTGTTGCTTGCTCGGTCACATGGACAACGGGCAATTGCTGCCCATACAACAAGATGTCCTGAGGGGCTGTGTCGGCATTGTACCAATGTTGTTGAGGGGGCAAGGATTTGACCTCTTGCCACTTGTCGAGGATCCACTGTCGGCGCTTTTCGACGAGGTCGTAAATGACTTCTGAGGAAAGAGACGCAGGCACTCGTAAGACGATTTTGCTCTGGTGGACCTCCATGGATACGGTTTTCTTGCGCCGTATACTCGGTACAACTTCGACGGCCACGGGCAGTTCATTGATTCGGACAGTTCTCGGAAGTCTTTTGGACAATCGTCTCAGCTCCACCAAAATTGGTCCACTTGCAGGAAACAACGCGAAAATCGGAAACGCAAAAGCATGCACAGGAGAGACCAAAATCGATAGACAAAGATGTCCACCTGCATCGTAACAGGCAGTAGGGTCTCCAAGGACACTACGTCCCATCATAACCTATCGATGCAAGAGCGGCTAGGAGAGATCTGAGTGATACATTTTCAAAATTGGCAAAGCGCATTTACGATTCTCATTGTCGTCTTTTTAGGTGGTTTGATTGTCGCCAAACTGACCGAGAAACCAAGGATACCGGACGTAGCGGCCTACTTGTTGTTCGGCATTCTTGTCGGACCGGCCTTGTTCAACATCATTTCGGAGCCAACCACTTCGCAAGTGAATCAATTCATCCTAAACTTCGGTGCCACGCTGATTTTATTTGACGGCGGCCGCGGTGTCGAGTTCAGGGTGTTGAAGAAGGTCTGGATCAGTATCACCATGCTCTCTACAGTTGGCGTCATTGTCACCATGCTCGTTGTCGGGGTCGCAGCGCATTTGCTGCTAGGGACGCCTTGGCTCGTCTCGTTTCTCGTTGGCGGGGTAACAGCGTCCACTGACCCTGCGACGTTGATTCCTGTCTTTCGACGCGTCCCCATTATCTCGCGGCTGCAACAGACGGTCGAGTCTGAATCGGCGTTTAATGATGCGACTGGTTCGGTCACCGTTTTTACGCTTGTTGCGCTCCTTGGCAGCCGCGGCGCATTTAACCCCGCCTCCCCAATCCTCTCGTTCTTGCAGTCATCGATTGTGGGGTTGGTTGTGGGAGCAGTGTGCGGACTCTTGTCGCTGTGGCTCGTTTCGCGTAAAGGCTGGGGTGTCTTTCACGAGTTTGGATCCGTTGCGCTGCTCGTCCTCGCCATTGGCTCATTTCATTTGTCCGAACTGCTGCATGGGAGCGGGTTAATGGCTGCCTTTGTGGCTGGTGTGATTTCCGGAAATGGAGCGTCGTTTAAACTTGAGTTTGCACCGCACACGGAGGACAACATCCATCACTTTGGCAATGCGATGACTCTCCTCATGCGCATGCTGATTTTTGTCCTGCTCGGGACCCAAGTCGATTTTCATACCGTCTCTCATTATCTGTGGCCAGGACTTGGCGTCGTTGCGACACTCATGTTGATTGGTCGCCCGCTGACGGTCTTGTCGTCTGTGACCGTGGACAGGCGTGCCAAATGGGCATGGCGGGAGATGCTGTTTATGTTCTGGGTACGTGAGACCGGTGTCATCCCCGCGGCACTTGCGGGAATGTTAGCGGCAAGCGGGGTCCCGGATGCACAGGTGATTGGCGCAGTGACCTTCTTGGCCATTCTTGTTACAATTTTGTTACAAGCGAGTACGACCGGCATTGTTGCCAAGCGGTTGGGTCTCTTACTGGAACAGGAGGAGGAAGAGATCTGAGTGTAGACGAAGAGCTCTAAGTTGGGGAAGAGATCTGAGTTGAGGAAGAGATTTGAGGAAGAGATTTGAGGAACAGATTTGAGTTCACCAGTACATATGGGGTGGGGAATTGTGTTGGAGGAGACAGCATCTAGTGCTGCAGTGAATGCCCTGACAGCGGATCTGCAGCTGGCTATTGCGGAAATGAACCGCGTAATGGTTGGTCAAACAGACGTTTTGCGACATGCGCTCGCGGCTTGCTTGGCAGGGGGGCACGTTCTCTTTCAGGACATCCCGGGTACTGGCAAGACAACCCTTGCTGCCACAATGGCCAAGGTCATGGGGTTAATCTTCACCCGTGTTCAGGGCACTCCTGACTTGCTGCCAAGTGAACTGGTTGGAACGATGGTGTTTCGACCCGACACGAGCGAGTTTGAATTTCGAAAAGGGCCAGTGTTTACACAAGTGCTGCTCATGGATGAGGTCAATCGGGCGACTCCGCGTACTCAGTCCGCGCTGTTAGAGGCCATGAGCGAGCAGCAAGTTACTGTCGACGGGTTGACAAGACCGTTGGGGGCGCCCTTTTTTGTCATGGCAACGGCCAATCCGCTGGAATCTCAAGGCGTCTTTCCGTTGCCGGAAGCTCAGCTTGACCGCTTCCTCGTTCAACTGCGACTGGGTTACGTAGACCTTGACGAAGAACTCGAGATGATTCGTCGGATTCGGCTCCAATCTCCGGTTGTGCCAAAAGCGGTTTTGAACAAGGAGCGTCTGCTTGAGGCACAACATGCGGCTCGGTCCGTTCACGTGGCGCCAGACCTCATCCGTTATATTGCTCTTCTCTGTCGAAAGACACGCAGTCATGCCCTTCTCGCCATTGGAGCGAGCCCTCGTGCCGTGCTGTCTCTCACGGCGTTCAGTCAGGCACTTGCTCTGCTTGCCGGGCGACGACATGTGCTCCCTGACGACATTAAGGAGGCATGGTACCCTGTGATGCGCCACAGAATGGTCCCACGATCCGGTTGGACTGAACTGGATACGGAAACATCGCAGGTTGACACCATATTGAGTGAAGTCTTGGAACAGGTACCCGTGCCTACAGAAATCGATTACGAGGCTTCGGTGTAGATGATGTTTTACATTCCCCTCGTTCTGGCGCTTGTGGTTTGGATGTGGCCGAGAATTTGGTTTCGAGTCGTGGCGGATAAAATTGATGTCTCTGTCGACATCTCTCAGCCAATCGTCGAGATTGGCGACTTTATCATCATCCGTATTACGGTTCACAACAGCTCTTGGCTGCCTTGTCCAAGCCTGAACTTGTCCCTAGAACTGCCGCCAGGCTTGTCGAGTACGCCGGGAACAAAATCATCCTCGATAACCCAGTCAACCTTTTTGCTGATGCATCAAACCGTCACATTTGACGCACGGTGTTACGGCTGGCAACGCGGGCTGCAAGACCTTCAAAATCGCGATGCCATCCTGCGTATGAACGAGGGGTTCGGTCTCAAAGAATTATTTGTTCGGAAGAAGGCATCGGGGTCGGTTGTGGTCTTCCCGAGACGAGTTGGCAGTGTGGAAAGCCTGCGCGCAATGCGCGACCTAAATGGTGAGATTGAGCGCATCCGCTGGCTTTTGCCGGATGAAGCGCTGCTTCGGGGGATTCGCGACTATGAAGCGGGCGATGCGTTCAAACACATCGCCTGGCAGGCCACCGCCAGAACCGGTAAGTTGATGGCGAAACAGTTCTCCTCGTCGAGCGATGTTTCAATCGGGATTGTGCTGTCTGCACAATTCGTCGACCCGCACTGGTTTGGCACAAAGATTCACGCCTTTGATGAACTGTGTGCAATTGTCGCAGCGTTTGCGAGAGAGACGCAAAAATCGAGCATCCCCCTATTCTTCTCTTCGAATGCGGTATATCCCGGCTATTCGCGCAGACAGTGGCATGGTCGACTCGGGAGTTCAGCCATTAAGCATCGCGTAGGTGCCATGTTACCGTACACGAATGGCGATTTGGCGGATCTCCTGAAAAACACCGTATACAACCTGCCCCAAGACGCCCCGCTCGTGCTGTTTAGCGGCTTTCTTACCAGTGAGCATGTGAGGTTGTTGACGCACATCGCACGGGAGCGGTATGTGTATGTCGTGGCGCCAGATTCCATTGCCTTGCCGACGATGAAGGGTGTCAGCGTTCATTACTTCGAGAGTAGAGCTGCTGACGTTTTGCAAGAGGTCAGTGAGGACGAAACGCGGCCAACGGGATCAACGGGATC
The Alicyclobacillus curvatus genome window above contains:
- a CDS encoding isochorismate synthase, with product MAERTITMTKSRVQSMGFEEMRDAFVAVLEHGLAVVEQQSKSPEAILQVELGVPRTLWLDAGLWTPEMALNRFTDGVTRTYWRAPNDDTVTLAIGGLLTVGTSGSQFPWQTVRDQLQAEQDGIRELVNISAQFMLHEEEQTVALGRPLVEDGDVRGLRWYGGAAFTSNPKRQSQTVWRDWPDVCFYVPEWELTEQRGEMLVRLRLLIGSSLTWQERREQLQTQFAQYFSRDFLGDGRHKSATATVRQETDYGYSEATESMRYQDAVAQTAADICAGKYHKFVLARRMVLQAKSSYQPGLVVRELTRHYPDSFTFAIARNGSCFLGASPERLVRVSQHVAKVDCLAGTTARGSSETEDEKLAAALMSSAKNRLEHQVVLEWISSQLADFSDDLLHHAEPQMKKLANVQHLHTPITASLAAGVTIFHLAERLHPTPAVAGTPRDTVVPLIGEREQMDRGWYAGCVGVVNGHGDGELSVAIRSALITPSTAVLYAGAGIMGDSHPLSEWEETNLKLRPMQEALSATDTALSEEGWS
- the menD gene encoding 2-succinyl-5-enolpyruvyl-6-hydroxy-3-cyclohexene-1-carboxylic-acid synthase, translating into MTGNPNLKVVHTFIDELWRFGVRHVCISPGSRSTPITMSVATHGGFELHTLLDERSSAYFALGLARRLQAPVLLVCTSGTATANYHPAVMEASQSRVPLLVLTADRPPELHHIGSNQTVSQTNMFGHHVKWSVEMPVPEDEPPLHAFAAATAWRSAGLAMSGPKGPVHINWPFREPLVPAARATQKLGAGELSVAPASQDGSSDSYGQTLPGSVAYTRGGLVQLGLPGLEPDETTLCTIKEVLSSAKRPLIVVGPQEDEGVAEHVLALAQAMRGPVLADPLSQIRAGADRDALKFIIDTYDWFLSPEFAHLERPDVVLRFGRTPTSKGLSQYLSGLADTAQVVCSESPEWMDVTLRATHVCISDPLRLLKRLLATDWESQADMSWVESWHTYNQEVRKIALDVALSYDTSVQGTPAASTDVPFEGRLWIELQRHLQYFEAVNLFIGNSMPIRDMDGFFQAQSAPVRVFANRGVSGIDGVVSSAAGTAAALHEPTVLVIGDVSFYHDLNGLLAVSREQLPLCVILVHNDGGGIFAGLPQSTVPETFEYFQTPHGLDFEAAVEMYGGLFKSVADWDEFGVVLNAGIGRAGVTVIELRTSALSSTARRQLIRQEVRERME
- the menH gene encoding 2-succinyl-6-hydroxy-2,4-cyclohexadiene-1-carboxylate synthase; its protein translation is MECSTKRHVESRGEGTWNPNAVSGRIMTGSLGFYVRFEGSGPPVLFLHGFTGSHRSWDDVAAHLSKSYTVVRPDLPGHAASVVGKGQSWSMDTVVFGLLRLMRELGFPTFSCVGYSMGGRVALSMAVKAPARLDGLVLESASPGLQDADLRAARMKDDEALADRMVSSGLLSFVDEWGSKPLFATHERVPASIRERQRNIRLSHLVTGLASSLRHMGTGAQAPVWDGLTQMSVPTLLITGERDGKFIDIARQMESRLPNAMHEIVEDAGHTVHLEQPESYHQLLEGFLQQHAKRLPLSYNWTRGLLFANDEEQ
- a CDS encoding TlpA family protein disulfide reductase — its product is MKRRYTVLTGAVLAMFLLGGCGIPVGNAQISSVTGATNGSSNTTSTTTGVAVGAPAPDFSLQQLGGKGEVSLKQLLQQGPVILNAWASWCGPCQEEEPELTALAKQYAGKVTVIGVNMTAEDSVSGAKQFVAKYHVSYPVLLDSAGAFLNRYELVGFPTTFVINRAGKIQAVHVGSMTKSQMQSLFAQAASGTAG
- a CDS encoding M48 family metallopeptidase — its product is MSKRLPRTVRINELPVAVEVVPSIRRKKTVSMEVHQSKIVLRVPASLSSEVIYDLVEKRRQWILDKWQEVKSLPPQQHWYNADTAPQDILLYGQQLPVVHVTEQATTRFALTHRDNRLTIVRPSKPYTEQFLSETTRGLVVSWLRKTARRDFAVRLDKWASVMKVSYRDFRLKDQKTRWGSCSSLGNINLNWRLIQAPDWVIDYVVIHELAHLHELNHSPSFWSIVGRYCPNYGEAKNWLKAHSAKLLLW
- a CDS encoding sodium:proton antiporter — protein: MIHFQNWQSAFTILIVVFLGGLIVAKLTEKPRIPDVAAYLLFGILVGPALFNIISEPTTSQVNQFILNFGATLILFDGGRGVEFRVLKKVWISITMLSTVGVIVTMLVVGVAAHLLLGTPWLVSFLVGGVTASTDPATLIPVFRRVPIISRLQQTVESESAFNDATGSVTVFTLVALLGSRGAFNPASPILSFLQSSIVGLVVGAVCGLLSLWLVSRKGWGVFHEFGSVALLVLAIGSFHLSELLHGSGLMAAFVAGVISGNGASFKLEFAPHTEDNIHHFGNAMTLLMRMLIFVLLGTQVDFHTVSHYLWPGLGVVATLMLIGRPLTVLSSVTVDRRAKWAWREMLFMFWVRETGVIPAALAGMLAASGVPDAQVIGAVTFLAILVTILLQASTTGIVAKRLGLLLEQEEEEI
- a CDS encoding MoxR family ATPase, translated to MGWGIVLEETASSAAVNALTADLQLAIAEMNRVMVGQTDVLRHALAACLAGGHVLFQDIPGTGKTTLAATMAKVMGLIFTRVQGTPDLLPSELVGTMVFRPDTSEFEFRKGPVFTQVLLMDEVNRATPRTQSALLEAMSEQQVTVDGLTRPLGAPFFVMATANPLESQGVFPLPEAQLDRFLVQLRLGYVDLDEELEMIRRIRLQSPVVPKAVLNKERLLEAQHAARSVHVAPDLIRYIALLCRKTRSHALLAIGASPRAVLSLTAFSQALALLAGRRHVLPDDIKEAWYPVMRHRMVPRSGWTELDTETSQVDTILSEVLEQVPVPTEIDYEASV
- a CDS encoding DUF58 domain-containing protein, which gives rise to MMFYIPLVLALVVWMWPRIWFRVVADKIDVSVDISQPIVEIGDFIIIRITVHNSSWLPCPSLNLSLELPPGLSSTPGTKSSSITQSTFLLMHQTVTFDARCYGWQRGLQDLQNRDAILRMNEGFGLKELFVRKKASGSVVVFPRRVGSVESLRAMRDLNGEIERIRWLLPDEALLRGIRDYEAGDAFKHIAWQATARTGKLMAKQFSSSSDVSIGIVLSAQFVDPHWFGTKIHAFDELCAIVAAFARETQKSSIPLFFSSNAVYPGYSRRQWHGRLGSSAIKHRVGAMLPYTNGDLADLLKNTVYNLPQDAPLVLFSGFLTSEHVRLLTHIARERYVYVVAPDSIALPTMKGVSVHYFESRAADVLQEVSEDETRPTGSTGSTGRSVGLTRDVMEPTSRLKRQMNGPAEERSEVSIHEQP